A stretch of Ectothiorhodospiraceae bacterium BW-2 DNA encodes these proteins:
- a CDS encoding cysteine desulfurase — MSLEYYFDHNATTPCFDEVVEAMQPFWRQHCYNPSALYRGARVAKDAVEQARREVAALVEAYPEQVLFTSGGSEANSWGVAELWRQSRSGAVGVSRIEHPSVLEAARAQRGECHPLAVNEVGELDMAALQQQLESGTDAIAVMAANNETGVVQPLQQLSELCRHSQCRWHCDAVQLVGKVPFSFSQSHCATLSLSAHKLNGPKGVGALVVREPARLSPHQRGGGQERSLRAGTENVAAIVGFGVAASIWHQQGEGLRQHLTQLGHYLEQQLRRRFPTARLFATEAEQRLPNTLFFALPAIEGQSLIMALDRVGFAIASGSACGSHHEAPSHVLQAMGVSDELARGAVRVSLGIDSCRDGVDSLLTALEQQVKGLRSIAALGW, encoded by the coding sequence TGAGGTGGTTGAAGCGATGCAGCCCTTTTGGCGGCAACACTGTTATAACCCCTCTGCTCTCTACCGGGGAGCTAGAGTTGCTAAAGATGCTGTTGAGCAGGCGCGTAGAGAGGTAGCGGCGCTGGTTGAGGCCTATCCGGAGCAGGTGCTATTCACCAGTGGCGGCAGTGAAGCGAACAGTTGGGGGGTGGCCGAACTGTGGCGTCAGAGCCGTAGTGGAGCGGTGGGTGTCAGTCGCATCGAACATCCCTCGGTGCTTGAGGCGGCGCGGGCACAGAGGGGAGAGTGTCATCCGTTAGCGGTTAACGAAGTGGGTGAACTGGATATGGCCGCTTTGCAGCAGCAGCTTGAGAGTGGCACCGATGCGATTGCAGTCATGGCGGCAAATAATGAAACCGGCGTGGTGCAGCCGCTGCAACAGCTTAGCGAGCTGTGTCGTCACTCTCAGTGTCGCTGGCACTGTGACGCGGTACAGCTAGTTGGCAAGGTGCCGTTTAGCTTTAGCCAGAGCCACTGCGCTACACTGTCGCTGTCGGCACACAAGCTAAATGGCCCTAAGGGTGTCGGGGCACTGGTGGTGCGCGAACCGGCACGATTGAGCCCGCACCAGCGAGGTGGAGGACAGGAGCGATCGTTACGAGCTGGAACAGAAAATGTTGCCGCTATCGTCGGTTTCGGTGTCGCCGCTTCGATATGGCACCAGCAGGGAGAGGGGCTGCGGCAGCATCTGACACAGTTAGGTCACTATTTAGAGCAGCAGCTACGGCGGCGATTTCCGACGGCACGGCTGTTTGCGACCGAGGCGGAGCAGCGACTGCCTAATACGCTCTTTTTTGCGCTCCCTGCGATTGAGGGGCAGAGCCTGATTATGGCGCTCGACCGAGTCGGTTTTGCCATCGCCAGTGGTTCGGCTTGTGGTAGTCATCATGAAGCACCGAGCCATGTACTACAGGCGATGGGGGTGAGTGACGAGTTAGCGCGCGGCGCAGTTAGAGTCAGCTTAGGTATCGATAGCTGCCGTGACGGTGTCGATAGTCTGCTAACTGCTCTGGAGCAGCAGGTAAAAGGGCTACGCTCGATCGCTGCGCTAGGCTGGTAA
- a CDS encoding IscS subfamily cysteine desulfurase: protein MNRPIYLDYSATTPVDPRVAHEMCRYLMPEDGLFGNPASRSHRYGWDAEKAVEQARHYVAELINADAKEIVWTSGATESNNLAIKGVAHFYHKRGKHIITSKTEHKAVLDTCRHLEKEGYEVTYLDPDANGLIDLAKLEATMREDTILVSIMHVNNEIGVVQNMAAIGELCRERKVLFHVDGAQSAGKVPIDVRAMKIDLLSLSAHKIYGPKGVGALYVQRKPRVRIEAQMHGGGHERGMRSGTLATHQLVGMGEAFRLAKEEMASDNERIYALRERLLAGIKDIEEVYINGDMEQRVPHNINISFNYVEGESLMMALSDLAVSSGSACTSASLEPSYVLRALGRSDELAHSSIRFSIGRFTTEADIDHAIELIQQKISKLRDLSPLWEMYKEGIDLSKIQWAAH from the coding sequence ATGAACAGACCAATCTATCTTGACTATTCGGCAACCACCCCGGTCGATCCGCGTGTGGCCCACGAGATGTGCCGCTATCTGATGCCGGAGGATGGTCTATTTGGTAACCCCGCCTCCCGCTCTCATCGCTATGGCTGGGATGCGGAGAAGGCGGTGGAGCAGGCGCGGCACTATGTGGCCGAGCTGATTAATGCTGATGCAAAAGAGATAGTCTGGACCTCGGGGGCGACTGAATCGAATAATCTGGCCATTAAAGGGGTCGCCCACTTCTACCATAAGAGGGGCAAACATATTATCACCAGTAAGACCGAACATAAGGCAGTACTCGATACCTGTCGCCACCTTGAGAAGGAGGGGTATGAGGTCACCTATCTCGATCCCGACGCCAATGGCCTCATCGATCTGGCCAAGCTAGAGGCGACGATGCGTGAGGATACTATCTTGGTCTCGATTATGCATGTGAATAACGAAATTGGCGTAGTGCAGAATATGGCGGCGATTGGTGAGCTGTGTCGTGAGCGCAAAGTGCTGTTCCATGTCGATGGAGCCCAGAGCGCCGGCAAGGTGCCGATTGATGTGCGGGCGATGAAGATCGATCTACTATCGCTCTCGGCGCATAAAATTTATGGCCCTAAAGGGGTAGGAGCGCTCTATGTGCAACGCAAGCCGAGGGTTCGCATTGAGGCGCAGATGCACGGTGGTGGGCATGAAAGAGGGATGCGCTCTGGAACGCTAGCGACCCATCAGCTAGTGGGTATGGGAGAGGCGTTTCGGCTAGCTAAAGAGGAGATGGCGAGCGATAACGAACGGATCTACGCTCTGCGCGAGCGACTGCTAGCGGGGATTAAGGATATAGAGGAGGTCTATATTAATGGCGATATGGAGCAGCGGGTGCCGCATAATATCAATATTAGCTTTAACTATGTTGAGGGCGAATCGCTGATGATGGCGCTGTCAGATCTGGCCGTCTCCTCTGGTTCTGCCTGCACGTCAGCCTCCTTAGAGCCCTCTTATGTGTTGCGAGCGTTAGGCCGGAGCGATGAGTTAGCCCACAGCTCAATTCGCTTTAGCATCGGGCGCTTTACCACTGAGGCCGATATTGACCATGCGATTGAGCTGATTCAACAGAAGATTAGCAAACTGCGCGACCTCTCCCCGTTGTGGGAGATGTATAAAGAGGGGATCGATCTGTCCAAAATTCAGTGGGCAGCCCATTAA
- the iscU gene encoding Fe-S cluster assembly scaffold IscU, whose protein sequence is MAYSEKVIDHYENPRNVGAFDKSETNVGTGMVGAPACGDVMRLQIRVNDEGVIEDACFKTYGCGSAIASSSLVTEWVKGKSLDEASTIKNSDIAEELALPPVKIHCSVLAEDAIKAAIHDLQEKRGAAVAAKGA, encoded by the coding sequence ATGGCATATAGCGAAAAGGTAATTGATCACTACGAAAACCCGCGTAATGTTGGGGCGTTTGACAAGAGTGAAACTAATGTAGGTACCGGCATGGTCGGGGCACCGGCGTGTGGCGATGTGATGCGGCTACAGATTCGGGTTAACGATGAGGGGGTGATTGAAGACGCCTGTTTTAAAACCTACGGCTGTGGTTCGGCGATTGCATCGAGCTCACTGGTCACCGAGTGGGTAAAGGGGAAGAGCCTAGATGAGGCGAGTACGATAAAAAATAGCGATATTGCCGAAGAGTTGGCACTACCGCCGGTAAAAATCCACTGCTCGGTGTTAGCTGAAGATGCGATTAAGGCCGCGATTCACGATCTACAGGAGAAGCGGGGTGCGGCTGTTGCCGCAAAGGGGGCCTAG
- the iscA gene encoding iron-sulfur cluster assembly protein IscA: protein MAVTLTNTAAERVKSYLTNRGKGEGLRLGVRTSGCSGMAYVIEFADEVSSEDQVFESHGVKVIVDPKSMVYLNGTEVDFAKEGLNEGFKFNNPNAKDACGCGESFNV, encoded by the coding sequence ATGGCGGTGACACTGACGAATACGGCCGCAGAACGGGTAAAGAGCTACCTGACTAATCGTGGCAAGGGGGAGGGGCTACGCCTTGGGGTACGCACCTCCGGTTGCTCTGGCATGGCCTATGTGATCGAGTTTGCTGACGAGGTTTCGAGTGAAGATCAAGTCTTTGAAAGTCACGGCGTAAAGGTGATCGTTGATCCTAAAAGCATGGTCTATCTCAATGGCACTGAGGTCGATTTTGCCAAAGAGGGGCTCAATGAGGGGTTTAAGTTTAATAACCCTAACGCCAAAGATGCCTGTGGTTGCGGCGAGAGTTTTAATGTCTGA
- the hscB gene encoding Fe-S protein assembly co-chaperone HscB, which produces MQLDSRLSTKDHFELFGLTPGFDIDTGQLASAYRELQQQTHPDRFVNEGESLRRMALQLNSQVNEAYTTLKSPLSRGRYLLQLRGLLMDESDTRMETPFLMQQMALREALENSGQSEDPLATIDSIRQQLEADTNALQQSLRSQLAQQSPQGDSEAWQSLRKLQFLVKFAQELDEAEQRLSD; this is translated from the coding sequence ATGCAACTCGATAGCCGTTTAAGTACTAAAGACCATTTTGAGCTGTTTGGGCTAACCCCCGGTTTCGATATCGATACCGGGCAGTTAGCCAGCGCCTATCGAGAGCTACAGCAGCAGACCCATCCTGATCGCTTCGTCAATGAGGGAGAGTCGCTGCGGCGGATGGCGCTCCAGCTCAATTCGCAGGTGAATGAGGCCTACACCACACTCAAATCGCCCCTCTCTCGTGGGCGTTATCTACTTCAGCTACGAGGGCTGTTGATGGATGAGAGCGATACTCGTATGGAGACCCCCTTTTTGATGCAGCAGATGGCGCTGCGTGAGGCACTAGAGAACTCTGGCCAGAGTGAGGATCCGCTAGCTACCATCGACTCAATTCGACAACAGCTAGAGGCCGATACCAACGCACTACAGCAGAGCTTGCGTAGTCAGTTAGCTCAACAGAGCCCGCAAGGGGATAGCGAGGCGTGGCAGAGCCTTCGTAAACTACAGTTTTTAGTTAAATTTGCCCAAGAGCTGGATGAAGCGGAGCAGCGGCTCAGCGACTAG
- the hscA gene encoding Fe-S protein assembly chaperone HscA: MALLQISEPGQSAAPHQRRLAVGIDLGTTNSLVATVRSGMAETLADGEERHPLPSVVRYLPEGRVTVGYEAKAAATTDPLNTIVSVKRFLGRGVDDFKLLGTTPPHEFIATDSAMPRLRTVGGDVSPVEVSAEILKALKHRAKESLGGEIEGAVITVPAYFDDAQRQATKDAARLAGLNILRLLNEPTAAAVAYGLDQGSEGVIAIYDLGGGTFDISILRLNKGVFEVLATAGDSALGGDDFDRALAGWIMQQAAIRDDADHHQMRRLMQVACDAKELLTEVEQTNIRIELEDGSHWEGRLNREEMERLFAPLVRKTLIPCRRALADAGIAIDEIHDVVMVGGSTRIPLVRERVGDFFQREPHVDIDPDRVVAIGAAMQADQLIGNKPDDQMLLLDVIPLSLGLEMMGGLTEKVVPRNTTIPVARAQEFTTYKEGQTAMVIHVVQGERELVSDCRSLARFELHGIPPMAAGAARIRVTFQVDADGLLSVTAKEQTSGVESSIQVKPSYGLSDSEISRMIEESMAHARDDMDARNLREQQVEAQRVVEALQVALNADGEALLSEKERQRIDRAMVAVNEKMAGDNWMELKEAVTRLNHSTTEFAARRMNVSIQKALSGQQLQHFE; encoded by the coding sequence TTGGCACTTTTGCAAATTAGCGAACCGGGGCAGTCGGCCGCTCCGCACCAACGGCGATTGGCGGTCGGCATCGATTTAGGTACGACCAATTCGCTAGTGGCGACCGTGCGCAGTGGCATGGCCGAAACCCTAGCCGATGGAGAGGAGCGCCACCCCCTCCCTTCAGTGGTGCGTTATCTGCCAGAGGGGCGAGTGACAGTCGGCTACGAGGCAAAGGCTGCCGCAACCACGGATCCACTCAATACCATCGTCTCCGTTAAACGCTTTTTAGGACGAGGCGTTGACGATTTTAAACTGCTAGGGACAACCCCGCCGCATGAGTTTATTGCCACCGATTCGGCAATGCCGAGATTGCGAACCGTCGGCGGTGATGTCAGTCCGGTGGAGGTATCGGCTGAAATTCTCAAAGCCCTAAAACATCGCGCGAAAGAGAGTCTAGGGGGCGAGATTGAGGGGGCGGTCATTACGGTGCCGGCCTACTTCGATGATGCTCAGCGACAGGCGACCAAAGATGCCGCTCGTCTGGCCGGACTCAATATTTTACGACTATTAAATGAACCGACCGCAGCAGCGGTTGCCTATGGGCTGGATCAAGGCTCGGAGGGGGTGATCGCCATCTACGATCTAGGCGGGGGAACTTTCGATATCTCGATTTTACGCCTCAATAAGGGGGTATTTGAGGTGTTAGCCACAGCGGGTGACTCTGCCCTAGGGGGGGATGATTTTGATCGCGCCTTAGCGGGCTGGATTATGCAGCAGGCGGCCATTCGTGACGATGCGGATCACCACCAGATGCGGCGCTTGATGCAGGTGGCTTGCGATGCGAAAGAGCTGTTGACTGAGGTGGAACAGACCAATATCCGCATCGAGCTGGAGGATGGCAGCCACTGGGAGGGGCGTCTGAACCGAGAGGAGATGGAGCGGCTATTTGCCCCCTTAGTACGAAAAACCCTCATTCCGTGTCGGCGGGCGCTAGCTGATGCGGGAATAGCCATCGATGAGATTCACGATGTAGTGATGGTGGGTGGTTCGACTCGGATTCCTTTGGTCAGAGAGAGGGTGGGCGACTTTTTTCAGCGCGAACCGCACGTCGATATCGACCCTGATCGGGTCGTGGCGATTGGCGCCGCGATGCAGGCCGATCAACTCATCGGCAATAAACCTGACGACCAGATGCTGCTTTTAGATGTCATTCCGCTCTCTCTCGGGTTAGAGATGATGGGCGGATTAACCGAAAAAGTGGTTCCACGAAACACCACGATTCCAGTTGCTAGAGCACAGGAGTTTACCACCTATAAAGAGGGGCAGACGGCTATGGTGATCCATGTAGTACAAGGCGAACGGGAGCTGGTGAGCGACTGTCGCTCACTCGCGCGCTTTGAGCTGCACGGTATCCCCCCTATGGCGGCGGGAGCGGCCAGAATTCGGGTCACCTTTCAGGTGGATGCCGATGGTCTGCTCTCGGTGACAGCGAAAGAGCAGACCAGTGGCGTTGAGAGCAGCATTCAAGTCAAACCCTCCTATGGCCTGAGCGATAGTGAAATTAGCCGCATGATCGAAGAGTCGATGGCTCATGCTAGGGATGATATGGATGCTCGTAATCTGCGTGAACAGCAGGTTGAAGCGCAGCGTGTGGTTGAGGCGCTACAGGTGGCCCTTAACGCTGATGGTGAGGCGCTGCTAAGTGAAAAAGAGCGTCAGCGAATCGATAGAGCGATGGTGGCCGTTAACGAGAAGATGGCCGGTGATAACTGGATGGAGCTGAAAGAGGCGGTAACTCGATTGAACCATAGTACTACCGAGTTTGCGGCTAGGCGGATGAATGTCTCCATTCAAAAAGCTCTGTCGGGTCAACAACTGCAACATTTTGAATAG
- the fdx gene encoding ISC system 2Fe-2S type ferredoxin, which produces MPQLIFLPHEELCPDGAVIEADSGISICDAANAGGIEIEHACEKSCACTTCHVIIREGFDSLEPSDELEDDMLDKAWGLEPESRLSCQARVAEEDLVIEIPKYTLNMVSENH; this is translated from the coding sequence ATGCCACAACTAATTTTTCTTCCCCACGAAGAGCTCTGCCCCGATGGGGCAGTGATTGAGGCCGATAGCGGTATCTCGATTTGTGATGCGGCTAACGCCGGTGGTATAGAGATTGAACACGCTTGTGAAAAGTCGTGTGCCTGTACCACCTGCCATGTCATTATTCGAGAGGGGTTTGACTCTCTTGAGCCATCGGATGAGCTAGAAGATGATATGCTCGATAAGGCGTGGGGGCTGGAGCCTGAGTCGCGCCTCTCGTGTCAGGCGCGGGTGGCTGAGGAGGATTTGGTCATAGAAATTCCTAAATATACGCTCAACATGGTTTCAGAAAACCACTAG
- the iscX gene encoding Fe-S assembly protein IscX, with amino-acid sequence MRWSDVNEIAIELEEQHGDIDPQYVRFTDLHRWITALEGFEDDPERSNEKILEAIQMAWMEERD; translated from the coding sequence ATGCGCTGGTCAGATGTTAATGAGATTGCGATAGAGCTAGAGGAGCAGCACGGCGATATCGATCCACAGTATGTCAGATTCACCGATCTCCATCGCTGGATAACAGCACTAGAGGGGTTTGAGGATGATCCTGAGCGGTCAAACGAAAAGATTCTTGAGGCCATTCAGATGGCTTGGATGGAAGAGAGGGATTGA
- a CDS encoding helix-hairpin-helix domain-containing protein, with product MSRKVYALVAFVLAMMIFPLQAEVIDINSATAAQISSALAGIGPAKAEAIVAYRNANGSFKSIDDLLKVKGIGPATLQKIANKLQFGAVAPAAKAAAQSVKSGSVGAMPGM from the coding sequence ATGAGTCGTAAAGTTTATGCTCTAGTCGCTTTTGTCTTAGCGATGATGATTTTTCCACTTCAAGCCGAAGTGATCGATATTAACAGTGCGACCGCCGCACAGATTAGTAGCGCTTTAGCCGGTATTGGGCCTGCTAAGGCTGAAGCTATCGTCGCTTATCGCAACGCGAACGGTTCGTTTAAATCGATCGATGATCTACTAAAGGTGAAGGGAATTGGGCCGGCGACGCTGCAAAAGATAGCCAACAAGCTGCAATTTGGCGCTGTCGCTCCGGCGGCAAAAGCGGCCGCACAGAGCGTTAAGAGCGGTAGTGTCGGCGCGATGCCGGGAATGTAG
- a CDS encoding 50S ribosomal protein L31, whose protein sequence is MKSEIHPDYHDINVNCSCGNSFVTRSTLDKESLTLDVCSSCHPFFTGKQKIVDTAGRVDKFRQKYGLKK, encoded by the coding sequence ATGAAGTCCGAAATCCATCCCGATTATCACGATATTAATGTGAACTGTAGTTGCGGTAATAGTTTTGTTACCCGCTCTACGCTCGACAAGGAGAGCCTGACGCTGGATGTCTGCTCTAGTTGTCACCCCTTCTTCACAGGCAAGCAGAAAATTGTTGATACTGCGGGCCGAGTCGATAAGTTCCGGCAGAAATACGGACTCAAAAAGTAA
- a CDS encoding DUF1425 domain-containing protein gives MAVARGRGWLGVWIGLVAIVGGCATAGIEQRGGREGEDQLFVYNQPLADRIDLTAARWRQQGELLQVEVTVVNQSQFTESLQYRWQWFDSEQFVIEGEKPSWIPLTLYGRSSQALRAVAPSATATQYQLYLRER, from the coding sequence ATGGCAGTCGCTAGAGGGAGAGGTTGGTTAGGTGTATGGATAGGGCTTGTCGCCATCGTAGGCGGCTGTGCAACGGCCGGTATTGAACAGCGAGGGGGACGAGAGGGGGAGGATCAGCTATTTGTTTACAACCAGCCATTGGCCGATCGGATTGACTTGACCGCAGCGCGATGGCGTCAACAGGGCGAACTGTTACAAGTTGAAGTTACGGTGGTTAATCAGAGTCAATTTACCGAATCGCTGCAGTACCGTTGGCAGTGGTTTGATAGCGAACAGTTTGTCATTGAGGGGGAGAAGCCTAGCTGGATTCCGTTGACACTTTATGGTAGATCGTCCCAAGCTTTACGCGCTGTGGCTCCTAGTGCCACAGCGACCCAATATCAACTCTATCTGCGAGAGAGGTAA
- the lpoB gene encoding penicillin-binding protein activator LpoB, with translation MLMKSVIVFMALWLLGGCATKIDYGDATAVETTTIDFGSTDLQQMASSMVDSLLSFPPMVEATRERRPVIFVEKVSNKTTEHIDTESITDTISNRLLRSGKFRFVDMGKSRVALEQMEFQNSGLVDRSTAVKIGRQIGAEYMMYGNLAAIDKRDGDSRDLYYKFTLRLMHLESGLIEWSDEKEIRKTAEKSLFGL, from the coding sequence ATGTTAATGAAATCGGTCATTGTATTCATGGCGCTGTGGCTACTCGGTGGCTGTGCGACTAAAATCGACTATGGCGATGCGACGGCGGTAGAGACGACTACCATCGATTTTGGCTCGACCGATCTGCAGCAGATGGCCTCCTCCATGGTCGATTCGCTGCTCTCGTTCCCGCCAATGGTAGAGGCCACTAGGGAGCGCAGACCGGTTATCTTTGTCGAAAAGGTGAGTAATAAGACCACAGAGCATATCGATACCGAATCGATTACCGATACCATTAGTAACCGACTGCTGCGTTCGGGCAAGTTCCGCTTTGTCGATATGGGCAAGAGCCGGGTGGCACTAGAGCAGATGGAGTTTCAGAATAGCGGCTTAGTTGATCGCTCGACGGCAGTCAAAATAGGACGCCAAATTGGCGCTGAATACATGATGTATGGCAACCTTGCGGCCATCGATAAGCGCGATGGAGATAGTCGCGACCTCTACTATAAATTTACTCTGCGTCTGATGCACCTTGAGAGTGGCCTAATTGAGTGGTCAGATGAGAAGGAGATTCGTAAAACTGCCGAAAAATCGCTATTTGGGTTATAG
- a CDS encoding FAD-dependent oxidoreductase, translated as MAKTYEVAIIGAGLIGLLTARELSRAGVSVVVLERQQAGRESTWAGGGIISPLYPWRYPEAVSALASWGQQHYQELCRQLTEESGTDPQWQRSGLLIPNLDESERQRALQWCQRWQNSALEVDAKEMAKLEPLLATEALTTGLYLPEVAQLRNSRLSRALVKSTERSDIDLKQHWPVSGIESRGGCFYCRNSLGEQIAAAQVVLCGGAWSGELGDLAGESLSVAPVKGQMIAIPLEPEQIKRITLIDGHYFIPRRDGLLLVGSTLEPEAGFDKQISHAAAEELQRLAWRYLPALNGRVLRYHWAGLRPGSENRGIPFIGKSRITDGIWYNCGHFRNGVVLGAASARLLADLLLQRQPQLASEPYRINSDATMNKAKLNNITI; from the coding sequence ATGGCTAAAACCTATGAGGTCGCCATTATTGGGGCCGGACTTATCGGCCTATTAACCGCACGAGAGCTGAGTCGCGCGGGGGTATCGGTAGTGGTGCTGGAGCGGCAGCAGGCGGGGCGTGAGTCAACTTGGGCCGGCGGAGGGATTATTTCCCCCCTCTATCCTTGGCGCTACCCTGAGGCGGTATCGGCGCTCGCATCTTGGGGACAGCAGCACTATCAGGAGCTATGTCGGCAGCTAACTGAGGAGAGTGGTACCGATCCTCAGTGGCAACGCAGTGGTCTGTTAATTCCCAATTTGGACGAATCAGAACGGCAGCGAGCACTACAGTGGTGTCAGCGTTGGCAAAATAGCGCGCTAGAGGTTGACGCAAAAGAGATGGCTAAATTAGAGCCACTACTGGCCACTGAGGCGTTAACTACCGGCCTCTATCTGCCCGAGGTGGCGCAGCTACGCAACTCACGCCTCTCCCGTGCACTGGTAAAATCGACCGAGCGCAGCGATATCGACCTAAAACAGCACTGGCCGGTGAGTGGTATTGAGTCTAGGGGCGGCTGTTTCTACTGTCGTAACTCTCTAGGAGAGCAGATCGCCGCGGCACAGGTGGTGCTCTGTGGTGGGGCGTGGAGTGGTGAGCTAGGTGATCTAGCCGGGGAGTCGTTGAGTGTGGCACCGGTTAAAGGGCAGATGATTGCCATCCCGCTTGAGCCGGAGCAGATCAAACGGATTACCTTGATTGATGGCCACTACTTCATTCCCCGTCGTGACGGGCTGCTACTGGTCGGCTCAACGCTGGAGCCAGAGGCCGGTTTTGACAAGCAGATAAGTCACGCAGCGGCTGAAGAGCTACAACGGTTAGCCTGGCGCTATCTGCCGGCACTCAATGGGCGAGTCTTGCGCTACCATTGGGCCGGCCTGCGTCCGGGTAGCGAGAACCGAGGGATTCCGTTTATCGGTAAAAGTCGCATAACTGACGGGATTTGGTATAATTGCGGCCACTTTCGTAACGGCGTTGTGCTAGGCGCGGCATCGGCTCGACTGCTAGCCGATCTGCTGTTGCAACGACAACCGCAGCTTGCCTCTGAACCCTATAGAATTAATAGTGATGCAACGATGAATAAGGCAAAACTTAACAATATAACGATATGA
- a CDS encoding response regulator encodes MVIDDSKTIRRTAETLLAKEGCDVITAGDGFEALAKIVDHNPQVIFVDIMMPRLDGYQTCALIKHNQKFSQTPVIMLTSKDGLFDRARGRIVGASQYLTKPFNKQTLLEALQQIVH; translated from the coding sequence ATGGTCATTGATGACAGTAAAACCATTCGGCGAACGGCCGAGACCCTGTTGGCGAAAGAGGGGTGCGATGTCATTACCGCCGGTGATGGCTTTGAGGCGCTGGCCAAAATTGTTGATCACAATCCACAAGTTATCTTTGTCGATATTATGATGCCCCGTCTGGATGGTTATCAAACCTGTGCTCTGATTAAACATAACCAGAAATTTAGTCAAACCCCGGTCATTATGTTAACTAGCAAAGATGGCCTGTTTGATCGGGCTAGGGGACGCATCGTTGGTGCCTCCCAATATTTGACCAAACCTTTCAATAAACAGACTCTGCTGGAGGCTCTGCAGCAGATCGTCCACTAA
- a CDS encoding response regulator: MASVLIVDDSPTEVHVLKGVLTKLGHDAHHAQNGEIGVEMAAAIQPDLILMDVVMPGMNGFQATRQISKNPATSHIPVIIVTTKNQETDRVWGLRQGAKDYITKPIDESLLMQKIDALIG; encoded by the coding sequence ATGGCTTCCGTATTAATTGTTGATGATTCACCGACTGAAGTGCATGTCCTAAAGGGGGTGCTGACGAAGTTAGGCCACGATGCTCACCACGCCCAAAATGGCGAGATTGGGGTGGAGATGGCCGCTGCCATTCAACCGGATCTGATTCTAATGGATGTTGTGATGCCGGGAATGAACGGTTTCCAGGCGACGCGGCAGATATCCAAAAATCCTGCCACCTCCCATATACCGGTGATTATTGTCACGACTAAAAATCAGGAGACTGATCGAGTCTGGGGGCTGCGCCAAGGAGCGAAGGACTACATTACCAAGCCGATTGATGAGTCGTTATTAATGCAAAAAATTGATGCCCTCATCGGCTAA
- a CDS encoding chemotaxis protein CheW, with the protein MEQEQLTDLAADNPARLLWQIDQQVRRYASPLPQRIELKANWEGIAFRIFDTPMVVSVEQVAEILLDFRVTVVPGVKAWVLGVANVRGVLLPMLDLPTLLGDHSRVALNRKKVFIVNHAGMSAGLCIDEVIGIRRFDEGDYQRGDGGVTLPQLRTLIQGSYRDNDDRQWPVVDLYRLMEQDEFLQIAA; encoded by the coding sequence ATGGAACAGGAACAGCTCACCGACTTAGCCGCGGATAATCCGGCTCGGCTACTGTGGCAGATCGACCAACAGGTTCGCCGCTACGCCTCGCCACTACCGCAGCGAATTGAACTAAAAGCGAACTGGGAAGGGATTGCCTTTCGGATATTCGATACCCCGATGGTGGTGTCGGTTGAGCAGGTGGCCGAGATTTTGCTCGATTTTCGGGTGACCGTGGTTCCCGGTGTTAAAGCGTGGGTATTAGGCGTTGCTAATGTGCGGGGAGTCCTGTTGCCGATGCTTGATCTACCGACGCTGCTCGGCGACCACTCTCGGGTCGCCTTGAACCGAAAAAAGGTCTTTATCGTCAATCATGCTGGGATGAGTGCTGGGCTCTGCATAGACGAGGTGATCGGAATTCGGCGTTTTGATGAGGGGGATTACCAACGAGGTGACGGTGGCGTAACACTGCCGCAGTTGCGGACACTCATTCAGGGGAGCTATCGCGATAACGACGACAGGCAGTGGCCAGTGGTCGATCTCTATCGATTGATGGAGCAAGATGAGTTTTTGCAGATTGCGGCCTGA